A stretch of the Tardiphaga sp. 709 genome encodes the following:
- a CDS encoding ABC transporter substrate-binding protein: MLTSYLSRRALLATSVALAASLASPPMSLAQQSPIRIGLLAPLTGIGGPYGQEEEQAARAAVKIINDAGGVLGRPLELIVADDETQPTAGVAAARKLIDVDKVASIAGVWSSAVALAVKPITLEKGVLLTVNGSADEITDGDNKNLVWRFQTNGKSWGEAFSKAMAKDGIKTASILVLQTPFTQSTIQPFRKSFTDAGGKVLDEVSFNAGQPSYRVEVERIFGKKPDAVFVAAYINELSAIAKEAFRSGYDSKIYAFGNAAGSNGQFVKNVGAEVAEGVHHTQQVPVGKSAAYSRYLKEIGKPDGTIMTFGAQVFDQIVLTALAIEKAKSTDGIRFGVEVPALVNADAPSIGDPAEALKALRAGEPFRYAGAASDFRFAPNGDQTDLTFGHFLIKAGDSKLVGEIR; encoded by the coding sequence GTGCTTACCTCGTATCTGTCCCGCCGCGCTCTTTTGGCTACATCGGTTGCGCTCGCAGCGAGCCTCGCTTCGCCGCCAATGTCGCTCGCTCAGCAATCACCGATTCGTATCGGATTGCTGGCCCCGTTGACGGGGATCGGCGGACCTTACGGCCAGGAAGAAGAGCAAGCCGCTCGCGCCGCCGTGAAAATTATCAACGACGCCGGTGGGGTTCTCGGTCGCCCGCTGGAACTGATCGTGGCGGATGACGAGACGCAGCCGACCGCCGGTGTCGCTGCCGCACGCAAGCTGATTGACGTGGACAAGGTCGCATCGATCGCAGGCGTATGGAGCAGTGCCGTCGCGCTGGCGGTCAAGCCGATTACGCTTGAGAAGGGCGTACTTCTCACCGTCAATGGCTCAGCCGATGAAATCACCGACGGCGACAACAAGAATCTGGTCTGGCGTTTCCAGACCAATGGCAAGAGCTGGGGCGAGGCCTTCAGCAAGGCGATGGCCAAGGACGGCATCAAGACTGCCTCGATCCTCGTGCTGCAGACGCCCTTTACGCAGAGCACCATTCAGCCGTTCCGCAAGAGCTTCACGGACGCCGGCGGCAAGGTGCTGGATGAAGTCAGCTTCAACGCTGGCCAGCCGTCCTATCGGGTTGAGGTGGAGCGCATCTTCGGCAAGAAGCCGGACGCCGTGTTCGTTGCTGCCTACATTAACGAGCTCAGCGCCATCGCCAAGGAAGCTTTCCGCTCGGGCTATGACAGCAAGATCTATGCGTTTGGCAACGCTGCGGGCAGCAACGGTCAGTTCGTCAAGAATGTCGGTGCCGAAGTCGCCGAAGGCGTGCATCACACCCAGCAGGTGCCCGTTGGCAAATCTGCCGCTTACAGCCGCTATCTGAAGGAAATCGGCAAGCCCGACGGCACCATCATGACCTTCGGTGCGCAGGTGTTCGACCAGATCGTGCTGACGGCACTGGCCATCGAGAAGGCCAAGAGCACTGATGGCATCCGTTTCGGCGTGGAAGTTCCTGCACTGGTCAATGCCGATGCCCCCTCGATCGGCGATCCGGCCGAAGCGCTCAAGGCGCTGCGTGCAGGCGAGCCGTTCCGTTATGCGGGGGCAGCGTCGGATTTCCGCTTTGCGCCCAATGGCGACCAGACCGACCTGACTTTCGGGCACTTCCTGATCAAGGCAGGCGACAGCAAACTGGTTGGCGAGATCCGCTGA
- a CDS encoding ABC transporter ATP-binding protein — MARSAEPMLEAVNVSVIYEGGFKALNGASVQLAAGAVTGLIGPNGAGKSTLFGVLAGAVRPVAGAVQLGGEIVTQHGPAWRARRGLARTFQLSRELASLTVLENVLVAQPHMRGENVLSLLWSRRAVRDEEDAAIDKARALLQRVDLWKLADAPAGTLSGGQKKLLEICRALMLDPRIVLMDEPSAGVNPTRIGEIVEFVQALRAEGTTFGLVEHNMGMVRLLCDRVYVLAEGQVLTEGRFDDVIANTEVASAYLGAQS; from the coding sequence TTGGCGAGATCCGCTGAACCGATGCTCGAGGCCGTCAATGTTAGTGTGATCTATGAAGGCGGCTTCAAGGCGCTGAATGGTGCATCGGTGCAGCTCGCTGCGGGCGCCGTCACGGGACTTATCGGTCCCAACGGCGCCGGCAAGTCCACACTGTTCGGCGTACTCGCCGGCGCGGTGCGGCCTGTTGCCGGTGCGGTGCAGCTCGGCGGAGAGATCGTGACGCAGCATGGCCCGGCATGGCGGGCGCGTCGCGGGCTGGCGCGGACCTTTCAGCTCTCGCGCGAATTGGCGAGCCTCACGGTGCTTGAGAACGTCCTTGTCGCGCAGCCTCATATGCGCGGAGAAAACGTCCTGTCGCTGCTCTGGTCCCGCCGCGCGGTGCGTGACGAGGAGGACGCAGCCATCGACAAGGCCCGCGCACTGCTGCAGCGCGTTGATCTCTGGAAACTTGCAGACGCGCCTGCCGGTACACTATCGGGTGGCCAGAAGAAGCTGCTGGAAATCTGCCGCGCGCTGATGCTCGATCCGCGTATCGTGTTGATGGATGAGCCGAGTGCCGGCGTGAACCCGACGCGGATCGGTGAGATCGTGGAATTCGTTCAGGCGCTGCGCGCGGAAGGCACTACTTTCGGTCTGGTGGAGCACAATATGGGCATGGTCCGTCTGCTGTGCGACCGCGTCTATGTTCTGGCCGAGGGACAGGTGCTGACCGAAGGCCGGTTTGACGATGTCATCGCCAATACGGAGGTGGCGTCGGCTTATCTGGGGGCGCAGTCATAA
- a CDS encoding ABC transporter ATP-binding protein — MVAGYGGHPILHGVSFSVRAGETLVVVGPNGSGKSTLMKTAVGLLRPISGEVLLGEANVTTLSAPARAARGLAYVPQEANIFRNMSVLENLQVGYEFVASCSAPSFGERLDAVLDLFPEIRAKLRSTAGHLSGGQRQMVAMATALMPEPSVLALDEPSAGLSPRNAEILFEVIGRVAASGVTLLIVEQNTRLGLGAADHGVVLVGGRIRLAAPAAEVLADPDIRRLYLGGV, encoded by the coding sequence GTGGTGGCTGGCTATGGCGGCCATCCGATCTTGCATGGCGTGAGCTTCTCGGTTCGCGCAGGCGAGACGCTGGTCGTGGTCGGCCCCAACGGCTCCGGCAAATCGACGCTGATGAAGACGGCCGTTGGCCTGTTGCGTCCGATCTCGGGCGAAGTCCTGCTCGGTGAAGCGAACGTCACGACGCTCAGTGCGCCTGCGCGTGCCGCGCGGGGCCTCGCTTATGTGCCGCAGGAGGCCAACATCTTCCGCAACATGAGCGTGCTGGAAAATCTGCAAGTCGGTTATGAATTCGTGGCATCATGTTCGGCGCCATCGTTCGGCGAGCGCCTCGATGCCGTGCTCGACCTGTTTCCGGAAATCCGCGCCAAGCTGCGCAGCACGGCCGGGCATCTCAGCGGTGGTCAGCGACAGATGGTGGCGATGGCCACCGCATTGATGCCCGAGCCATCCGTCCTTGCGCTGGACGAACCTTCCGCCGGATTGTCACCGCGCAATGCGGAGATTTTGTTCGAGGTGATCGGCCGGGTGGCCGCCTCAGGAGTGACGCTGCTGATCGTCGAGCAGAACACGCGCCTCGGGCTCGGCGCTGCGGATCACGGCGTGGTTCTGGTGGGTGGGCGGATACGCCTTGCCGCGCCCGCCGCCGAGGTGCTCGCCGATCCGGATATCCGCCGCCTCTATCTCGGAGGGGTGTGA
- a CDS encoding branched-chain amino acid ABC transporter permease, with protein sequence MGQLLVNGIVAGLLLALPALALSLTFSVLRFANYAVGSYLSCGAYLVYIGNVVLGMPLWLAAGAGAALFALIAVGIDWLAYRPLRNRGGVTLLVASMGVAIALENVIRFFAGNSPRAYNVPVARPMRFGDIRLNHEQLTILVTVIAALAVVWIIFRFTRLGRMMRAVADNPDLAAVRGISRSRVVAYVWLIAGMLITLSGVLVGLDANVEPQMGWTYLLPVFTAAILGGISNPMAAVAGALTLGLAEEFATLVMPVHYRMIVTFLVMVALLLVRPWGLFGTRWVTK encoded by the coding sequence ATGGGTCAGCTTCTTGTCAACGGCATTGTCGCCGGTCTGCTACTGGCATTGCCTGCGCTTGCGCTGTCGCTGACGTTCAGCGTGTTGCGCTTTGCCAATTATGCGGTCGGATCCTATCTCTCCTGCGGTGCCTATCTCGTCTATATCGGCAATGTCGTACTGGGCATGCCGCTGTGGCTGGCGGCTGGTGCCGGCGCGGCACTCTTTGCGCTGATCGCTGTCGGTATCGACTGGCTTGCCTATCGTCCGCTTCGCAATCGCGGGGGCGTAACGCTGCTGGTAGCCTCCATGGGAGTCGCCATCGCGCTGGAGAACGTGATCCGTTTCTTTGCCGGCAACTCGCCGCGGGCCTATAACGTGCCGGTAGCGCGACCGATGCGTTTTGGCGATATCCGGCTGAACCACGAACAGCTCACCATTCTCGTTACGGTCATTGCGGCACTCGCTGTGGTGTGGATCATCTTTCGCTTTACGCGGCTTGGCCGAATGATGCGCGCCGTGGCGGATAACCCGGATCTTGCAGCAGTGCGCGGCATCTCGCGGTCCCGCGTCGTCGCTTATGTCTGGCTGATCGCTGGAATGCTGATAACGCTGTCCGGCGTGCTCGTTGGGCTGGATGCCAATGTCGAGCCGCAGATGGGCTGGACTTATCTGCTGCCCGTATTCACGGCCGCCATTCTCGGCGGCATTTCCAATCCGATGGCCGCTGTCGCTGGCGCGCTGACGCTTGGCCTCGCGGAGGAGTTCGCGACGTTAGTGATGCCCGTGCACTACCGGATGATCGTGACATTCCTTGTGATGGTCGCGCTTCTGCTCGTGCGGCCATGGGGCCTGTTTGGAACGCGGTGGGTTACCAAATGA
- a CDS encoding branched-chain amino acid ABC transporter permease, giving the protein MTVYLIATLTLVALAALAGLALNLQWGMGGLVNFGLFGFYMLGAYIAGLLTVQGLPPLVALGVAMLGVAALSAVSALISVRLSEDYLAIVTLGFAECLRLVISYEGWLTRGMLGVSGIERPFQAWWPRGWGDTGFLLLALLAVLIVYTVLQALARSPFGRLVRATRDDPGVVEALGKSVLAVRVRVFAIGGAILGLAGSLHAFYYSYIDPTQFGPIITAYAFMAVVVGGRGSNRGVVASAFTLIFLLEGSRFLIDLVPGLGASELAAIRLFLVGVGLVVLLIFKPDGFGREPRSALADKTSSRF; this is encoded by the coding sequence ATGACGGTTTATCTCATCGCCACTCTGACGCTCGTTGCGCTGGCTGCGCTGGCAGGGCTCGCGCTCAATCTGCAATGGGGAATGGGCGGCCTGGTCAATTTCGGCCTGTTCGGCTTCTACATGCTCGGTGCCTATATCGCCGGTTTGCTGACGGTGCAGGGGCTGCCGCCTCTGGTCGCTCTTGGGGTGGCCATGCTCGGCGTGGCAGCGCTGAGCGCAGTCAGCGCGCTCATCTCCGTGCGGTTGTCCGAAGACTATCTCGCTATCGTGACGCTTGGTTTTGCTGAATGCCTACGCCTCGTCATCAGCTACGAAGGTTGGCTGACCCGCGGCATGCTCGGTGTTTCGGGGATCGAACGACCGTTCCAGGCGTGGTGGCCCCGCGGTTGGGGCGATACAGGCTTTTTGCTCCTGGCGTTGCTGGCCGTGCTGATCGTCTACACCGTCCTGCAGGCGCTGGCTCGCTCCCCCTTCGGGCGCCTTGTGCGTGCGACGCGCGACGACCCCGGCGTCGTGGAAGCGCTCGGCAAGTCCGTGCTCGCCGTCCGCGTGCGGGTGTTTGCCATCGGTGGCGCTATCCTCGGTCTCGCAGGCAGCTTGCACGCATTCTATTACAGTTACATCGACCCCACGCAATTCGGCCCGATCATCACCGCCTATGCCTTCATGGCCGTGGTGGTGGGCGGGCGCGGCAGCAACCGCGGCGTCGTTGCCAGCGCCTTCACACTGATCTTCCTTCTGGAAGGCAGCCGGTTTCTGATAGACCTCGTCCCTGGTCTTGGGGCGTCCGAACTCGCCGCCATTCGCCTGTTCCTCGTTGGCGTGGGGCTGGTGGTATTGCTGATCTTCAAGCCGGATGGCTTCGGCCGCGAGCCGCGCTCTGCGCTCGCGGACAAGACATCCTCTCGTTTCTGA
- a CDS encoding carboxymuconolactone decarboxylase family protein: MTTYGPFEGQAAAMANRLPVFEHMWRLLTQLADEGVLPKRYLELAIVAVSLVNQCDFCVAQHTPKLAVEGITTEGAANLLDWEKHPELTEVDRLVVEYAIAVTSNWHRIRDAMFERLRAHFNDAQIVELTWRIALCGAFNRFNDVLQVEVDV, from the coding sequence ATGACCACATATGGACCGTTCGAAGGGCAGGCCGCCGCAATGGCCAACCGGCTGCCGGTGTTCGAGCATATGTGGCGCCTTCTCACCCAGCTCGCCGACGAAGGCGTGCTGCCCAAGCGATACCTTGAGCTTGCCATCGTTGCCGTCTCGCTGGTCAATCAATGCGACTTCTGCGTTGCGCAGCACACGCCGAAGCTCGCGGTTGAAGGTATCACGACGGAAGGTGCGGCAAACCTGCTCGACTGGGAGAAGCATCCCGAGCTCACCGAAGTCGATCGGCTCGTGGTCGAATACGCGATCGCGGTCACCAGCAACTGGCATCGAATCCGCGACGCGATGTTCGAGCGCCTGCGCGCGCATTTCAACGATGCGCAGATCGTCGAACTGACCTGGCGGATCGCGCTGTGCGGCGCGTTCAACCGCTTCAACGACGTCCTGCAGGTCGAGGTGGATGTCTAG
- a CDS encoding acyl-CoA dehydrogenase family protein, giving the protein MTDRADAIAARIETFIRAEVIPYEKDPRTGAHGPSDELVQELRDKARKVGVLTPHILADGSHLTQRETAKALIKSGLSPLGPLACNTMAPDEGNMYLLGKVGTAEQKTRFLEPLVSGKARSAFFMTEPADEGGAGSDPSMMQTTCRLDGNHWVINGRKKFITGAEGAKVGIVMAKSDDGACMFLVDLPDPAIRTLRVLDTIDNSMPGGHAEIEIDNLRVPADQMLGASGDGFKYAQIRLSPARLSHCMRWLGLAIRANEIATDYACRRHAFGKALIDHEGVGFMLAENLIDIKQSELMIDWCADVLDTGSLGTAESSMAKVAVSEALMRIADRCVQVMGGTGVSGETIVEQAFREIRAFRIYDGPTEVHKWSLAKKIKRDWKTDQPSVPTA; this is encoded by the coding sequence ATGACTGATCGCGCCGACGCCATTGCCGCCAGGATCGAGACCTTCATTCGGGCCGAAGTCATCCCCTATGAGAAAGATCCGCGGACAGGTGCTCACGGCCCGAGCGACGAACTGGTGCAAGAGCTGCGCGACAAGGCCCGCAAGGTCGGCGTGTTGACCCCGCACATTCTTGCGGATGGGTCACATCTGACGCAGCGCGAAACGGCAAAAGCCCTGATCAAGTCCGGTCTTTCGCCGCTGGGCCCGCTTGCCTGCAACACGATGGCACCCGATGAGGGCAATATGTATCTCCTCGGCAAGGTCGGTACTGCCGAACAGAAGACGCGGTTTCTCGAACCGCTGGTGTCAGGGAAAGCGCGTTCGGCGTTCTTCATGACCGAGCCGGCAGACGAAGGCGGCGCGGGCTCCGATCCGTCGATGATGCAGACCACCTGCAGGCTCGATGGCAATCACTGGGTGATCAACGGGCGGAAGAAGTTCATCACCGGTGCGGAAGGCGCCAAAGTCGGCATCGTCATGGCGAAGTCGGACGACGGCGCCTGCATGTTCCTTGTCGATCTGCCCGATCCTGCGATCCGCACCCTGCGCGTGCTGGATACGATCGACAATTCGATGCCCGGCGGCCATGCAGAGATCGAGATCGATAACCTGCGTGTGCCTGCAGACCAGATGCTTGGCGCGTCAGGCGACGGTTTCAAATACGCGCAGATCCGCCTCAGCCCGGCGCGCCTGTCACATTGCATGCGTTGGCTGGGTCTTGCGATCCGCGCCAACGAGATCGCGACCGACTATGCCTGTCGTCGCCATGCCTTCGGAAAGGCCCTGATCGATCACGAAGGCGTCGGCTTCATGCTGGCGGAAAACCTGATCGACATCAAACAGTCGGAACTGATGATCGACTGGTGCGCCGATGTGCTCGACACCGGCTCGCTCGGCACGGCCGAAAGTTCGATGGCCAAGGTGGCCGTGTCGGAAGCGCTGATGCGGATCGCCGATCGCTGCGTTCAGGTGATGGGCGGCACCGGTGTGTCCGGCGAAACCATCGTCGAACAGGCCTTCCGCGAGATCCGCGCGTTCCGCATCTATGACGGTCCGACCGAAGTCCACAAATGGTCGCTCGCCAAGAAGATCAAGCGCGACTGGAAGACCGATCAGCCAAGCGTACCGACCGCCTAG
- a CDS encoding glycosyltransferase family 4 protein yields the protein MNILLLSSEYAPARGGIGTYAHEIALAATQLGARVTLVAPDYAQDMSADDRAMPFAIHRFSGGLHSARDLPAKIMLARSRIGTAPFDVVHAADWPFFIPVALARGRTPARMLMTVHGTEINETQTPLKRLAIRFSGVFGPRTEVAANSSFTRELFRKRFTIDERRIHAIRLGVSNFWSGRRSDRAATRAIYDIAPDRIVMVTVARLTRRKGHHLTLAALAQLPDELRQRITWLVIGPQGEADYVDELRGMIAASDCDIRLLGTLSNEEIRDIYGAADFFCLTGVPDSSGRVEGFGLVYLEAGATGLPSVASNIGGVPDAVLAGQSGLLVAPRVDMITHVIRQLAEDDELRARLGAGAAAHARDLSWERCAAETYGLKRPSPSEDALQTGSELRASA from the coding sequence GTGAATATCCTGTTGCTATCGAGCGAATATGCTCCCGCACGCGGCGGGATAGGCACCTACGCCCACGAGATCGCATTGGCCGCAACTCAGCTCGGCGCGCGGGTGACGCTGGTCGCTCCCGATTACGCACAGGATATGTCAGCCGACGATCGCGCCATGCCCTTCGCAATCCACCGCTTCAGCGGTGGATTGCATTCGGCGCGCGATCTGCCCGCCAAGATCATGCTGGCGCGCAGCCGCATTGGTACGGCTCCATTCGACGTGGTGCATGCTGCCGACTGGCCGTTCTTCATTCCGGTCGCACTCGCGCGCGGCCGCACACCGGCGCGGATGCTGATGACCGTGCACGGTACAGAAATCAATGAGACGCAGACGCCGCTGAAGCGACTGGCGATCCGCTTCAGTGGCGTGTTCGGGCCACGCACCGAGGTCGCTGCCAATAGCAGCTTTACACGCGAGCTGTTCCGCAAGAGATTCACGATCGACGAACGCCGCATCCATGCCATTCGCCTTGGCGTCTCCAATTTCTGGTCCGGACGGCGCAGCGACCGCGCTGCCACGCGCGCGATCTATGACATTGCGCCGGACCGGATCGTCATGGTCACCGTCGCGCGGCTCACGCGGCGCAAGGGACATCATCTCACGCTCGCCGCCCTCGCGCAGCTTCCTGACGAATTACGTCAGCGCATCACCTGGCTGGTCATCGGTCCGCAGGGGGAAGCGGATTATGTCGATGAGCTTCGCGGCATGATCGCAGCGTCGGACTGCGACATCAGGCTACTCGGCACACTATCGAATGAAGAAATTCGCGATATCTACGGTGCGGCGGACTTCTTTTGTCTGACCGGTGTGCCGGATTCGTCCGGCCGTGTCGAAGGCTTCGGTCTCGTCTATCTCGAGGCCGGTGCCACAGGCCTGCCGAGCGTCGCGAGCAATATCGGAGGTGTGCCCGATGCGGTGCTCGCCGGCCAGTCTGGCCTTTTGGTCGCCCCCCGCGTCGACATGATCACCCATGTGATCCGGCAACTGGCCGAGGACGATGAGCTGCGGGCGCGCCTCGGCGCTGGTGCCGCCGCACATGCGCGTGATCTGTCGTGGGAACGTTGCGCCGCAGAAACCTATGGTTTGAAGCGGCCATCACCGTCGGAGGATGCCTTGCAGACCGGATCGGAGCTGAGGGCATCGGCATGA
- a CDS encoding glycosyltransferase, which yields MTSTLTLGLRARNTAPAKQRYQICLIHPFDPRGQKVGGLETYIRDFITFHPTDTDILFVGVDSIGDLKLGEVRRLTFRGRDFDFLPILHYSDQQAREAARTIRSSLTGQFFMALLRYFGPVSRLIRERGCTVDLRRVEFSWLPTLLRRPFIQMLHGEGAPKLQMDSLLKKYSFVHNIGERFAVTTSAKFLCVNPFITERLQKTYPGQSGKIDTLWTWVNTDIFKPQPFPAMTEPFRIIFAGRLDEFKDPPLMFSTIARLRERLHGHLEFHYIGTSDPHRFAEFAAIEDITIRHGFKDAVGMATTLANAHAGILTSEFEGMPRCVLETLAVGRPVVAVHLPQLESVIHDGESGYLISRSASRDEMIENLAQRFLDTRDAIGTGEINPVQVASAIDNFTPATQLARVFTYHQDIQNARNMTMTPSAAH from the coding sequence ATGACCTCGACACTCACTCTGGGTCTTCGCGCCCGGAACACCGCGCCGGCCAAGCAACGCTACCAGATCTGCCTCATCCACCCGTTCGATCCGCGCGGCCAGAAGGTGGGTGGGCTAGAGACCTATATCCGCGACTTCATCACGTTCCATCCCACGGACACCGACATCCTGTTCGTTGGCGTGGATTCGATCGGCGACCTCAAGCTCGGCGAAGTGCGACGGCTGACTTTCCGCGGGCGCGACTTCGACTTTCTCCCGATCCTGCATTATTCCGACCAGCAGGCCCGAGAGGCAGCGCGCACCATCCGCTCGTCGCTGACCGGCCAGTTCTTCATGGCTTTGCTGCGCTATTTCGGCCCGGTCTCGCGGCTGATTCGCGAGCGCGGCTGCACAGTCGATCTTCGCCGTGTCGAATTCTCGTGGCTGCCGACGCTGCTGCGCCGCCCCTTCATCCAGATGCTGCATGGCGAGGGCGCGCCGAAGCTGCAGATGGATTCGCTCCTGAAGAAATATTCGTTCGTGCATAATATCGGCGAGCGTTTCGCAGTCACGACCAGCGCAAAATTTCTATGCGTGAATCCGTTCATTACCGAACGGCTGCAAAAGACCTATCCCGGCCAGAGTGGCAAGATCGACACGCTGTGGACCTGGGTTAATACCGACATCTTCAAGCCACAGCCGTTTCCGGCGATGACCGAGCCGTTTCGCATCATCTTCGCGGGGCGCCTTGACGAGTTCAAGGATCCGCCGTTGATGTTCAGCACCATCGCCCGCCTGCGCGAGCGGCTGCATGGCCATCTCGAATTCCATTATATCGGGACCAGCGATCCGCATCGCTTTGCCGAATTCGCTGCTATCGAAGACATCACCATCCGGCACGGTTTCAAGGACGCTGTCGGCATGGCGACAACACTGGCCAATGCCCATGCAGGCATCCTGACATCGGAATTCGAGGGCATGCCACGCTGCGTGCTCGAGACGCTTGCGGTCGGCCGCCCGGTCGTCGCGGTGCACCTGCCGCAGCTGGAATCGGTGATCCATGATGGCGAGAGTGGCTACCTGATTTCACGTAGCGCGTCGCGCGACGAGATGATCGAGAACCTAGCCCAACGTTTCCTCGATACCCGCGATGCGATCGGCACAGGCGAAATCAACCCGGTGCAGGTTGCCAGCGCGATCGATAATTTCACACCAGCAACACAGCTGGCGCGCGTCTTTACCTATCACCAGGACATCCAGAACGCGCGCAACATGACGATGACGCCCTCCGCGGCACACTGA
- a CDS encoding WecB/TagA/CpsF family glycosyltransferase, whose protein sequence is MSKTQAPHAKNLTVDGVTVNVSSLDEAVLSIVEAAERGDNFSVCTLNLDHVVHLQQKPDFRAAYRRARFVTADGFPIVVLSHLLGKPISRTTGADLAAPLCEAAGKKGLPIFLFGSDRPTLDKTAAELRKRYQGLQIVGTFAPGRNFEAYSAEADTAIAQIRASGAKLCFLALGAPRQEVFASRCIDELDGTGCLCFGAALDFIAGTQVRAPMFTQRAGLEWAWRMLRDPRRLAPRYARCAAAVPRLIASTLPQILNARMRKAA, encoded by the coding sequence ATGTCGAAGACGCAGGCGCCACACGCCAAAAATCTCACCGTTGACGGAGTCACCGTGAACGTTTCATCGCTCGACGAAGCCGTTTTATCGATCGTAGAAGCGGCCGAACGCGGCGATAACTTCAGTGTATGCACGCTCAATCTCGATCATGTCGTACATCTGCAACAAAAGCCCGATTTTCGCGCAGCCTATCGGCGTGCACGCTTCGTGACTGCGGATGGCTTTCCGATCGTCGTTCTCAGTCATCTGCTCGGCAAACCTATTTCGCGAACAACCGGCGCTGATCTTGCCGCTCCCTTGTGTGAAGCTGCAGGCAAGAAGGGACTTCCCATCTTTCTGTTCGGTTCCGACAGGCCAACGCTGGACAAGACTGCAGCAGAATTGCGCAAACGATATCAGGGCTTGCAGATCGTCGGCACCTTCGCGCCTGGTCGCAACTTCGAGGCCTATTCAGCGGAGGCCGATACAGCGATTGCACAGATCCGCGCATCCGGTGCAAAGCTCTGCTTCCTCGCGCTGGGCGCGCCGCGACAGGAAGTGTTTGCGTCGCGCTGTATCGATGAGCTGGATGGGACGGGCTGCCTGTGTTTCGGCGCGGCGCTGGACTTCATCGCAGGTACACAGGTTCGCGCACCGATGTTCACCCAACGTGCCGGTCTCGAATGGGCCTGGCGCATGTTGCGGGATCCGCGCCGCCTTGCGCCCCGTTACGCACGCTGCGCTGCCGCCGTGCCACGTTTGATCGCTAGTACGCTTCCACAAATCCTGAACGCTCGCATGAGGAAAGCCGCATGA
- a CDS encoding endo-1,4-beta-xylanase codes for MDIKTNYCDATMAMLSRNMEKIAVTILNRWRVDMFECSRRKSLAVIAGATVAMQGHAVGATQTQSLGTIAAKNGLMFGAAAGPVIDKDVGYRELYTTQTKIITTDIALKMGTLAPMAGPKRFESADRLLQFCASNRIPMRGHCLIWNEWVPQWIKSMSNTERQAFFDSYIDEVAGRYAGQLQSWDVVNEPFWPGHKAPGGYRLGPWYDAFGTDYIRRAFARAGAVDKKTKLVLNEAQAERDDDVGLAVRTGLLRLVDELQHAGVRLDVVGLQGHLQPRYPHDPQRFLEFVHALAERKVDIYITEFDVRDDTFPDDVATRDKMIAETGGKFLETVLQVPAVKAVIAWQLSDHYSFYTDAARKKNPLAERLPRPLPFDENMQKKPLWYAMARALETAKRS; via the coding sequence ATGGACATCAAAACGAACTATTGCGACGCAACGATGGCGATGCTGTCGCGCAACATGGAAAAGATAGCAGTCACGATTTTGAATCGATGGAGAGTGGATATGTTCGAATGTTCAAGGAGAAAGTCGCTCGCAGTCATCGCTGGCGCGACAGTTGCTATGCAAGGACATGCAGTCGGCGCGACTCAAACGCAGAGCCTTGGTACAATTGCGGCGAAAAATGGTTTGATGTTCGGCGCTGCTGCGGGGCCGGTGATCGACAAGGATGTGGGATATCGTGAGCTTTACACAACACAGACGAAAATTATAACGACGGATATCGCTCTGAAAATGGGCACGCTTGCGCCGATGGCGGGACCGAAACGATTCGAGAGCGCTGATCGATTGCTACAATTTTGTGCGAGCAATCGCATTCCCATGCGCGGTCATTGTCTGATCTGGAACGAATGGGTTCCGCAATGGATCAAGTCCATGAGCAATACTGAGCGTCAGGCCTTCTTCGATAGTTATATCGATGAAGTCGCTGGACGTTATGCCGGCCAATTGCAGTCGTGGGACGTCGTGAATGAGCCGTTCTGGCCCGGTCACAAGGCCCCCGGCGGTTATCGCCTTGGCCCGTGGTACGATGCCTTTGGCACTGATTATATCAGGCGCGCCTTCGCGCGGGCAGGTGCTGTGGATAAGAAGACTAAACTTGTGCTCAATGAGGCACAGGCGGAACGCGATGACGATGTCGGTCTCGCGGTGCGCACCGGACTGTTGCGTCTGGTCGATGAATTGCAGCATGCCGGCGTCCGGCTCGATGTCGTCGGCCTGCAGGGCCACTTGCAGCCGCGCTATCCGCACGATCCCCAGCGATTTCTGGAATTCGTCCACGCGCTCGCCGAACGCAAGGTCGACATTTATATCACCGAGTTCGATGTCCGTGACGACACGTTCCCCGATGACGTGGCCACGCGCGACAAGATGATCGCGGAGACCGGCGGGAAATTCCTCGAAACTGTGCTGCAGGTTCCCGCGGTCAAGGCCGTGATCGCGTGGCAGCTGTCCGATCACTATTCATTCTATACGGATGCCGCGAGAAAGAAGAATCCTCTCGCAGAACGACTGCCACGGCCGCTGCCGTTTGATGAGAACATGCAGAAAAAGCCGCTGTGGTACGCAATGGCCCGTGCCCTGGAGACCGCCAAACGGTCGTGA